A region of Betta splendens chromosome 13, fBetSpl5.4, whole genome shotgun sequence DNA encodes the following proteins:
- the wdr95 gene encoding WD repeat-containing protein on Y chromosome isoform X2 — MSLGKRVRSSSSQGRLQTQQVSSIISDLGATAEGMSPTSRSGRWDEEAPRVKFHEDRKDQPQWLVQELLRQNRRRHTVTLGDKPQIIRQQHHSIDLTHRLCSLKLDEISLDDLQKLKLAFEEFEAGGLRCMDEKSFERVVKTCLGLTNSSNAHIQSLFKKIDYSGQGRISWGQFCSHMLHEYKQKEESRRRSRQVALALPATVKTQGSGVPIVNIHSTPDGAIVTMREDGAMCFWSPELKPQRTKHMFNEGPTNRKSKWASDFTVMPEYNKLLIATGDRELQLYELYTLEAYCQISALDAVPLTVDYSYTGSDKCCILYGDMEGCVTVILISSVGDTLRLWNKLAKTENIPNVTIDTAVLSPNVTFVRWKVHRDWVTQAKYFPGFQAVVSSSNEDSSSLVIGRVLPLTDAEQQLNEIREACYEGRTKKVQLSWTPQVRASGDQTVFSVYKGVTTFDLCHKHSLLVTGGRDRLVRTWNPHCSGKATGVLKGHCAPVVYLCISSEDSQLFSVSIDNTVKIWDVQDQCCLFTADPKASRIHGDISACSYVPAMKSLFIAADCVAVLSLKIRQQLCSRLTVSHNDPVICCGYSEEFRQVVSCTERSVVKVWDFDTGCQVLEFGGTDDLSSITCMTFDLRGRRLITGGKDGCLKIWNFNTGQCLKTLKKVSPADGGCHELCACIFLKVHSNCFVMSVGRDRKIDIYPDVPEDLRRLQEPQPPWQDDRGRGHREDILCVEHCPPSLLATGAYDGEIIVWNVVSGCIQSRFVSPPPAEYQNIQGLDSSVTSLIFVKLQQFPSASLLICSGAVGFLNLWNVHDGGTFVSSFQASRFHQKITKLAKSEKDTLLCAADQIGYVFIYDMETFAPEQQSPTAEIFWRAHTTTITGLQIVDSDQVVLTSSADYTVRLWSARGEFIGTFGQSQSWSVHVPSSWAHPAVPYEVLTDPQSTPGADTHLPGVISPDGAAADGGELELQIHNKLRLPPESIGDSGVEED, encoded by the exons CCTCAGTGGCtggtgcaggagctgctgagacagaacagaagaaGACACACGGTCACGCTCGGAGATAAGCCGCAAATCATCAGGCAGCAGCACCACAGTATTGATTTGACTCACAGACTCTGCAGCCTCAAG TTGGATGAAATCTCCCTTGACGACCtccagaagctgaagctggcgTTTGAG GAATTTGAAGCGGGTGGATTGAGATGCATGGATGAGAAGAGTTTTGAGCGTGTAGTGAAGACGTGCTTGGGTTTGACTAACTCA AGCAATGCACACATTCAAAGCTTATTTAAGAAGATTGATTATTCAGGCCAAGGAAGGATTTCATGG GGTCAGTTCTGCTCCCACATGCTGCACGAGTACAAACAGAAGGAGGAAAGTAGGAGGCGCAGTAGGCAGGTGGCTCTAGCGCTTCCAGCCACCGTGAAGACGCAGGGCAGCGGCGTTCCCATCGTCAACATCCACTCCACGCCTGATGGCGCCATAGTAACCATGAGGGAAGATGGGGCCATGTGCTTCTGGAGCCCGGAGCTTAAGCCTCAGAGGACCAAACACATGTTT AATGAAGGAcccacaaacaggaagtcgaAGTGGGCAAGTGACTTCACTGTGATGCCAGAGTACAACAAGCTGCTGATTGCGACGGG GGACAGAGAGCTGCAGCTTTACGAGCTCTACACTCTGGAGGCTTATTGCCAGATCAGTGCACTAGATGCAGTGCCGTTGACGGTAGACTACAG cTACACAGGGTCTGATAAGTGTTGCATTCTGTATGGAGACATGGAG ggtTGTGTGACTGTCATTTTAATATCTTCTGTTGGGGATACCCTCAG atTATGGAACAAGTTAGCAAAGACTGAAAACATACCCAACGTAACAATCGACACTGCAGTTCTGTCCCCAAACGTGACATTTGTGAGATGGAAGGTTCATCGTGACTGGGTGACACAG GCAAAATATTTTCCAGGCTTCCAAGCAGTTGTATCCTCATCCAATGAAGATTCGTCTTCTCTCGTAATAG GCCGCGTGCTGCCTTTAACGgacgctgagcagcagctcaatgAGATCAGAGAGGCCTGTTACGAAGGCAGAACCAAGAAGGTCCAGCTGAGCTGGACTCCACAAGTCAGAGCGTCAGGTGACCAGACCGTCTTCAGCGTCTACAAAGGTGtcacgacctttgacctctgtcaCAAGCACAGCCTGTTGGTGACCGGCGGCAGGGACAGGCTGGTTCGCACGTGGAACCCACATTGTTCTGG AAAAGCGACTGGTGTATTGAAAGGCCACTGCGCTCCTGTCGTCTACCTCTGCATCTCCTCAGAGGACAGTCAGCTCTTCTCTGTGTCCATAGACAACACTGTGAAA ATCTGGGATGTTCAGGACCAGTGTTGCCTGTTCACAGCCGACCCCAAAGCGAGCAGGATTCATGGTGACATATCAGCATGCTCATATGTTCCTGCTATGAAATCCCTTTTCATCGCAGCAGACTGTGTGGCTGTGCTCTCCCTGAAGATAAG GCAACAGTTGTGCAGCCGGTTGACGGTTTCACATAATGACCCTGTAATTTGCTGTGGCTACAGTGAAGAGTTTCGGCAAGTTGTTAGCTGCACTGAGAGATCT GTGGTGAAAGTCTGGGATTTTGATACCGGGTGTCAGGTTTTGGAGTTTGGTGGCACAGATGATCTGTCTTCCATCACAtgcatgacctttgacctcagaggAAGGAG ACTTATTACAGGTGGAAAGGATGGGTGTTTAAAGATCTGGAACTTCAACACTGGTCAGTGCCTTAAGACGTTAAAGAAAG TCTCTCCTGCAGACGGTGGCTGCCATGAGTTGTGTGCCTGCATCTTTCTGAAAGTTCACAGTAATTG CTTTGTGATGTCTGTCGGCCGGGACCGGAAGATTGACATTTACCCA GACGTACCCGAGGACCTTCGCCGCCTCCAGGAACCGCAGCCGCCGTGGCAGGACGATCGG GGACGCGGCCACAGGGAGGACATCCTTTGCGTGGAGCACTGTCCGCCCTCTCTTCTGGCCACAGGCGCCTATGATGGAGAGATAATAGTGTGGAACGTGGTCTCTGGATGTATACAGAGCCGGTTTGTCAGCCCTCCTCCAGCTGAATACCAGAATATCCAAG GCCTGGACTCCAGCGTCACCAGCTTAATTTtcgtgaagctgcagcagtttccCTCAGCATCACTTCTCATCTGCTCCGGGGCTGTGG GCTTTTTAAATCTGTGGAACGTACACGATGGAGGAACGTTTGTGAGCAGTTTCCAAGCT TCCAGATTCCATCAAAAGATAACGAAACTGGCTAAATCGGAGAAAGACACATTACTGTGTGCCGCCGACCAAATCGGCTACGTCTTCATTTACGACATGGAGACGTTTGCGCCTGAGCAACAATCACCCACAG CTGAGATCTTCTGGCGCGCCCACACCACCACAATTACTGG GCTGCAGATCGTTGACAGTGATCAAGTGGTGCTTACCTCGTCTGCTGACTACACCGTGCGCCTCTGGAGCGCACGTGGAGAATTCATCG GGACCTTTGGGCAGAGCCAGAGCTGGAGCGTGCACGTGCCGTCGTCCTGGGCGCATCCCGCCGTCCCCTACGAGGTGCTCACTGATCCTCAGAGCACGCCcggcgcagacacgcacctTCCTGGTGTCATCAGTCCTGACGGGGCTGCGGCTGATGGAGGTGAACTGGAG CTGCAGATACACAATAAGCTCAGGCTTCCTCCAGAATCCATCGGTGACAGCGGCGTCGAGGAAGATTAA
- the wdr95 gene encoding WD repeat-containing protein on Y chromosome isoform X1, translated as MSLGKRVRSSSSQGRLQTQQVSSIISDLGATAEGMSPTSRSGRWDEEAPRVKFHEDRKDQPQWLVQELLRQNRRRHTVTLGDKPQIIRQQHHSIDLTHRLCSLKLDEISLDDLQKLKLAFEEFEAGGLRCMDEKSFERVVKTCLGLTNSSNAHIQSLFKKIDYSGQGRISWGQFCSHMLHEYKQKEESRRRSRQVALALPATVKTQGSGVPIVNIHSTPDGAIVTMREDGAMCFWSPELKPQRTKHMFNEGPTNRKSKWASDFTVMPEYNKLLIATGDRELQLYELYTLEAYCQISALDAVPLTVDYSYTGSDKCCILYGDMEGCVTVILISSVGDTLRLWNKLAKTENIPNVTIDTAVLSPNVTFVRWKVHRDWVTQAKYFPGFQAVVSSSNEDSSSLVIGRVLPLTDAEQQLNEIREACYEGRTKKVQLSWTPQVRASGDQTVFSVYKGVTTFDLCHKHSLLVTGGRDRLVRTWNPHCSGKATGVLKGHCAPVVYLCISSEDSQLFSVSIDNTVKIWDVQDQCCLFTADPKASRIHGDISACSYVPAMKSLFIAADCVAVLSLKIRQQLCSRLTVSHNDPVICCGYSEEFRQVVSCTERSVVKVWDFDTGCQVLEFGGTDDLSSITCMTFDLRGRRLITGGKDGCLKIWNFNTGQCLKTLKKVSPADGGCHELCACIFLKVHSNCFVMSVGRDRKIDIYPDVPEDLRRLQEPQPPWQDDRGRGHREDILCVEHCPPSLLATGAYDGEIIVWNVVSGCIQSRFVSPPPAEYQNIQGLDSSVTSLIFVKLQQFPSASLLICSGAVGFLNLWNVHDGGTFVSSFQASRFHQKITKLAKSEKDTLLCAADQIGYVFIYDMETFAPEQQSPTGCRSLTVIKWCLPRLLTTPCASGAHVENSSGPLGRARAGACTCRRPGRIPPSPTRCSLILRARPAQTRTFLVSSVLTGLRLMEVNWSCRYTISSGFLQNPSVTAASRKIKGRLYPEERWHTNNAVILRSHRAPA; from the exons CCTCAGTGGCtggtgcaggagctgctgagacagaacagaagaaGACACACGGTCACGCTCGGAGATAAGCCGCAAATCATCAGGCAGCAGCACCACAGTATTGATTTGACTCACAGACTCTGCAGCCTCAAG TTGGATGAAATCTCCCTTGACGACCtccagaagctgaagctggcgTTTGAG GAATTTGAAGCGGGTGGATTGAGATGCATGGATGAGAAGAGTTTTGAGCGTGTAGTGAAGACGTGCTTGGGTTTGACTAACTCA AGCAATGCACACATTCAAAGCTTATTTAAGAAGATTGATTATTCAGGCCAAGGAAGGATTTCATGG GGTCAGTTCTGCTCCCACATGCTGCACGAGTACAAACAGAAGGAGGAAAGTAGGAGGCGCAGTAGGCAGGTGGCTCTAGCGCTTCCAGCCACCGTGAAGACGCAGGGCAGCGGCGTTCCCATCGTCAACATCCACTCCACGCCTGATGGCGCCATAGTAACCATGAGGGAAGATGGGGCCATGTGCTTCTGGAGCCCGGAGCTTAAGCCTCAGAGGACCAAACACATGTTT AATGAAGGAcccacaaacaggaagtcgaAGTGGGCAAGTGACTTCACTGTGATGCCAGAGTACAACAAGCTGCTGATTGCGACGGG GGACAGAGAGCTGCAGCTTTACGAGCTCTACACTCTGGAGGCTTATTGCCAGATCAGTGCACTAGATGCAGTGCCGTTGACGGTAGACTACAG cTACACAGGGTCTGATAAGTGTTGCATTCTGTATGGAGACATGGAG ggtTGTGTGACTGTCATTTTAATATCTTCTGTTGGGGATACCCTCAG atTATGGAACAAGTTAGCAAAGACTGAAAACATACCCAACGTAACAATCGACACTGCAGTTCTGTCCCCAAACGTGACATTTGTGAGATGGAAGGTTCATCGTGACTGGGTGACACAG GCAAAATATTTTCCAGGCTTCCAAGCAGTTGTATCCTCATCCAATGAAGATTCGTCTTCTCTCGTAATAG GCCGCGTGCTGCCTTTAACGgacgctgagcagcagctcaatgAGATCAGAGAGGCCTGTTACGAAGGCAGAACCAAGAAGGTCCAGCTGAGCTGGACTCCACAAGTCAGAGCGTCAGGTGACCAGACCGTCTTCAGCGTCTACAAAGGTGtcacgacctttgacctctgtcaCAAGCACAGCCTGTTGGTGACCGGCGGCAGGGACAGGCTGGTTCGCACGTGGAACCCACATTGTTCTGG AAAAGCGACTGGTGTATTGAAAGGCCACTGCGCTCCTGTCGTCTACCTCTGCATCTCCTCAGAGGACAGTCAGCTCTTCTCTGTGTCCATAGACAACACTGTGAAA ATCTGGGATGTTCAGGACCAGTGTTGCCTGTTCACAGCCGACCCCAAAGCGAGCAGGATTCATGGTGACATATCAGCATGCTCATATGTTCCTGCTATGAAATCCCTTTTCATCGCAGCAGACTGTGTGGCTGTGCTCTCCCTGAAGATAAG GCAACAGTTGTGCAGCCGGTTGACGGTTTCACATAATGACCCTGTAATTTGCTGTGGCTACAGTGAAGAGTTTCGGCAAGTTGTTAGCTGCACTGAGAGATCT GTGGTGAAAGTCTGGGATTTTGATACCGGGTGTCAGGTTTTGGAGTTTGGTGGCACAGATGATCTGTCTTCCATCACAtgcatgacctttgacctcagaggAAGGAG ACTTATTACAGGTGGAAAGGATGGGTGTTTAAAGATCTGGAACTTCAACACTGGTCAGTGCCTTAAGACGTTAAAGAAAG TCTCTCCTGCAGACGGTGGCTGCCATGAGTTGTGTGCCTGCATCTTTCTGAAAGTTCACAGTAATTG CTTTGTGATGTCTGTCGGCCGGGACCGGAAGATTGACATTTACCCA GACGTACCCGAGGACCTTCGCCGCCTCCAGGAACCGCAGCCGCCGTGGCAGGACGATCGG GGACGCGGCCACAGGGAGGACATCCTTTGCGTGGAGCACTGTCCGCCCTCTCTTCTGGCCACAGGCGCCTATGATGGAGAGATAATAGTGTGGAACGTGGTCTCTGGATGTATACAGAGCCGGTTTGTCAGCCCTCCTCCAGCTGAATACCAGAATATCCAAG GCCTGGACTCCAGCGTCACCAGCTTAATTTtcgtgaagctgcagcagtttccCTCAGCATCACTTCTCATCTGCTCCGGGGCTGTGG GCTTTTTAAATCTGTGGAACGTACACGATGGAGGAACGTTTGTGAGCAGTTTCCAAGCT TCCAGATTCCATCAAAAGATAACGAAACTGGCTAAATCGGAGAAAGACACATTACTGTGTGCCGCCGACCAAATCGGCTACGTCTTCATTTACGACATGGAGACGTTTGCGCCTGAGCAACAATCACCCACAG GCTGCAGATCGTTGACAGTGATCAAGTGGTGCTTACCTCGTCTGCTGACTACACCGTGCGCCTCTGGAGCGCACGTGGAGAATTCATCG GGACCTTTGGGCAGAGCCAGAGCTGGAGCGTGCACGTGCCGTCGTCCTGGGCGCATCCCGCCGTCCCCTACGAGGTGCTCACTGATCCTCAGAGCACGCCcggcgcagacacgcacctTCCTGGTGTCATCAGTCCTGACGGGGCTGCGGCTGATGGAGGTGAACTGGAG CTGCAGATACACAATAAGCTCAGGCTTCCTCCAGAATCCATCGGTGACAGCGGCGTCGAGGAAGATTAAAGGCCGGCTCTACCCAGAGGAACGCTGG caTACTAACAACGCTGTGATACTGAGGAGCCACCGAGCGCCAGCGTGA